In Salmo salar chromosome ssa15, Ssal_v3.1, whole genome shotgun sequence, one genomic interval encodes:
- the LOC106572838 gene encoding zinc finger protein 615 isoform X1, with product MATVLQGNENKVLVPWLKMDAVPCSWNTTRVQESFARTKPASDALTKLAKLVAQKQESKSQNQLLPDVCPCVCAECSQGFSDMAELLHHQQGEHALPKRHRCLSCGKEFSLLSSLQLHKCIHDAAPCQLCCGKPQLDDPCNACKASTSDSQSVQDKSLHHQSHHHDSRSYACAPCGKGFSQKQALLHHQQAGCSKSASRTAKVVSPPADSPSIESALSDSSPPDSPPSDSPSPDATSAPVPDRPNQCQLCYKSFRSGAGLACHQRSTHQKEWSIAKYLSPKGRSTNGVSRKSKQKSQLLSCRSCDKVFPSTAKLYLHRQESHSREKDIRRDPRPLISKRRKRETYPCDVCGKVFLHHLSLKAHVKNHSQEPPSHVQQVGKAAKETKLAEKMPKKTKSNLSRKMRGTLVKVSRGRPKKIPMKEEEGEFPCPSCAEVFSLQSALKEHEELHQPTGSMRQCSVCNQGMSISKKPGAKLRRAYHCVPCLKAFVTLDTFLQHCQNHLVVSGDEERSYSDTDGKI from the exons ATGGCTACGGTGCTACAGGGAAATGAAAACAAAGTTTTG GTGCCTTGGTTGAAGATGGATGCAGTTCCTTGCAGTTGGAACACTACAAGAGTTCAGGAGTCATTTGCTCGGACTAAGCCTGCATCAGACGCGCTAACAAAGCTGGCAAAACTTGTGGCACAAAAGCAAGAGAGTAAAAGCCAAAACCAACTTCTGCCTgatgtgtgcccgtgtgtgtgcgCAGAGTGCAGCCAGGGATTCTCTGACATGGCCGAATTATTGCACCACCAACAGGGAGAACATGCCTTACCTAAGCGTCACCGATGCCTTTCCTGTGGCAAGGAGTTTTCTCTCCTATCCTCTTTGCAGTTGCACAAGTGCATTCATGATGCTGCTCCTTGTCAGCTCTGTTGTGGTAAACCTCAGCTAGATGATCCATGCAATGCATGCAAGGCTTCAACTTCAGACTCTCAGAGTGTCCAGGATAAGTCCCTTCATCACCAGTCCCACCATCATGATAGCAGATCATATGCCTGTGCTCCATGTGGTAAAGGCTTTAGCCAAAAGCAAGCACTGCTTCACCATCAGCAGGCTGGCTGTAGTAAATCTGCCTCACGAACTGCAAAGGTTGTCAGCCCTCCCGCTGACTCTCCCTCGATTGAATCTGCCCTGTCAGACTCTTCACCCCCTGACTCTCCCCCCTCGGACTCTCCTTCCCCTGATGCCACTAGTGCCCCAGTTCCTGACAGGCCAAACCAATGCCAACTTTGCTACAAGAGCTTTCGTTCAGGGGCTGGCCTTGCCTGCCATCAGCGATCCACGCATCAGAAGGAGTGGAGTATCGCTAAGTATCTCTCGCCAAAAGGAAGAAGCACAAATGGGGTAAGTAGAAAGTCCAAGCAGAAGAGTCAACTCCTCTCCTGTCGTTCCTGTGACAAGGTCTTCCCAAGCACTGCCAAGCTGTACTTGCACAGACAAGAGTCCCACAGCAGAGAAAAGGATATCAGAAGAGATCCAAGGCCGCTGATTAGCAAGCGGAGGAAAAGAGAGACTTACCCATGTGACGTTTGTGGTAAAGTGTTCTTGCACCACTTGTCACTTAAAGCACATGTCAAGAACCATAGTCAAGAACCACCAAGCCATGTTCAGCAGGTTGGGAAAGCAGCCAAGGAGACCAAGTTAGCTGAGAAGATGCCAAAAAAGACTAAAAGCAACCTATCACGGAAGATGAGAGGAACTTTGGTCAAGGTTAGCAGAGGGAGACCAAAGAAAATTCccatgaaagaggaagagggagagtttCCTTGCCCATCTTGTGCTGAGGTGTTTTCTTTGCAGTCTGCCCTGAAGGAGCATGAGGAGCTGCATCAGCCTACAGGGAGTATGAGACAGTGCAGCGTGTGCAATCAGGGCATGAGTATCTCTAAGAAGCCTGGGGCCAAGCTTCGGAGGGCCTACCATTGTGTGCCCTGCCTGAAGGCTTTTGTAACACTGGACACTTTCTTACAACACTGCCAAAATCACCTCGTTGTCAGTGGTGATGAGGAGAGGAGCTATTCAGACACTGATGGCAAAATCTGA
- the LOC106572838 gene encoding zinc finger protein 615 isoform X2: MDAVPCSWNTTRVQESFARTKPASDALTKLAKLVAQKQESKSQNQLLPDVCPCVCAECSQGFSDMAELLHHQQGEHALPKRHRCLSCGKEFSLLSSLQLHKCIHDAAPCQLCCGKPQLDDPCNACKASTSDSQSVQDKSLHHQSHHHDSRSYACAPCGKGFSQKQALLHHQQAGCSKSASRTAKVVSPPADSPSIESALSDSSPPDSPPSDSPSPDATSAPVPDRPNQCQLCYKSFRSGAGLACHQRSTHQKEWSIAKYLSPKGRSTNGVSRKSKQKSQLLSCRSCDKVFPSTAKLYLHRQESHSREKDIRRDPRPLISKRRKRETYPCDVCGKVFLHHLSLKAHVKNHSQEPPSHVQQVGKAAKETKLAEKMPKKTKSNLSRKMRGTLVKVSRGRPKKIPMKEEEGEFPCPSCAEVFSLQSALKEHEELHQPTGSMRQCSVCNQGMSISKKPGAKLRRAYHCVPCLKAFVTLDTFLQHCQNHLVVSGDEERSYSDTDGKI, from the coding sequence ATGGATGCAGTTCCTTGCAGTTGGAACACTACAAGAGTTCAGGAGTCATTTGCTCGGACTAAGCCTGCATCAGACGCGCTAACAAAGCTGGCAAAACTTGTGGCACAAAAGCAAGAGAGTAAAAGCCAAAACCAACTTCTGCCTgatgtgtgcccgtgtgtgtgcgCAGAGTGCAGCCAGGGATTCTCTGACATGGCCGAATTATTGCACCACCAACAGGGAGAACATGCCTTACCTAAGCGTCACCGATGCCTTTCCTGTGGCAAGGAGTTTTCTCTCCTATCCTCTTTGCAGTTGCACAAGTGCATTCATGATGCTGCTCCTTGTCAGCTCTGTTGTGGTAAACCTCAGCTAGATGATCCATGCAATGCATGCAAGGCTTCAACTTCAGACTCTCAGAGTGTCCAGGATAAGTCCCTTCATCACCAGTCCCACCATCATGATAGCAGATCATATGCCTGTGCTCCATGTGGTAAAGGCTTTAGCCAAAAGCAAGCACTGCTTCACCATCAGCAGGCTGGCTGTAGTAAATCTGCCTCACGAACTGCAAAGGTTGTCAGCCCTCCCGCTGACTCTCCCTCGATTGAATCTGCCCTGTCAGACTCTTCACCCCCTGACTCTCCCCCCTCGGACTCTCCTTCCCCTGATGCCACTAGTGCCCCAGTTCCTGACAGGCCAAACCAATGCCAACTTTGCTACAAGAGCTTTCGTTCAGGGGCTGGCCTTGCCTGCCATCAGCGATCCACGCATCAGAAGGAGTGGAGTATCGCTAAGTATCTCTCGCCAAAAGGAAGAAGCACAAATGGGGTAAGTAGAAAGTCCAAGCAGAAGAGTCAACTCCTCTCCTGTCGTTCCTGTGACAAGGTCTTCCCAAGCACTGCCAAGCTGTACTTGCACAGACAAGAGTCCCACAGCAGAGAAAAGGATATCAGAAGAGATCCAAGGCCGCTGATTAGCAAGCGGAGGAAAAGAGAGACTTACCCATGTGACGTTTGTGGTAAAGTGTTCTTGCACCACTTGTCACTTAAAGCACATGTCAAGAACCATAGTCAAGAACCACCAAGCCATGTTCAGCAGGTTGGGAAAGCAGCCAAGGAGACCAAGTTAGCTGAGAAGATGCCAAAAAAGACTAAAAGCAACCTATCACGGAAGATGAGAGGAACTTTGGTCAAGGTTAGCAGAGGGAGACCAAAGAAAATTCccatgaaagaggaagagggagagtttCCTTGCCCATCTTGTGCTGAGGTGTTTTCTTTGCAGTCTGCCCTGAAGGAGCATGAGGAGCTGCATCAGCCTACAGGGAGTATGAGACAGTGCAGCGTGTGCAATCAGGGCATGAGTATCTCTAAGAAGCCTGGGGCCAAGCTTCGGAGGGCCTACCATTGTGTGCCCTGCCTGAAGGCTTTTGTAACACTGGACACTTTCTTACAACACTGCCAAAATCACCTCGTTGTCAGTGGTGATGAGGAGAGGAGCTATTCAGACACTGATGGCAAAATCTGA
- the LOC106572841 gene encoding small nuclear ribonucleoprotein G, with protein MSKAHPPELKKFMDKKLSLKLNGGRQVQGVLRGFDPFMNLVMDDCLEMAPGGIQNTIGMVVIRGNSIIMLEALERV; from the exons ATGAGTAAAGCACACCCACCAGAGTTGAAAAA GTTCATGGACAAGAAGCTTTCTC TGAAGCTGAACGGTGGCAGGCAGGTCCAAGGAGTCCTGCGAGGATTTGACCCCTTCATGAACTTGGTGATGGATGACTGCTTGGAGATGGCCCCTGGGGGAATACAGAACACGATAGGCATGGTG GTAatcagaggaaacagcatcatcatGTTGGAGGCCCTTGAGAGAGTATGA